From Bacillus rossius redtenbacheri isolate Brsri chromosome 16, Brsri_v3, whole genome shotgun sequence, a single genomic window includes:
- the LOC134540367 gene encoding uncharacterized protein LOC134540367 encodes MQPQVITALVALLLCVASTSGTARSQTEQNQYNDYPDYEYDYDGYEPSTYNGFLECGLRKYSDETDTLYCCTIPYYNLFPGIPQSWAAESCMQEKTSPETGVVRYCCALPAEQQAPGGDDDDQGTSSEAATTSAPPAEEETPQAHGDFLIPIVRPGWLMFKSFQ; translated from the exons ATGCAGCCGCAGGTTATCACGGCACTTGTCGCCTTGCTGCTGTGCGTGGCCTCCACTTCGGGTACAGCCAGAAGCCAAACAGAACAGAACCAGTATAATGACTACCCGGACTACGAGTATGATTACG ATGGTTACGAGCCTTCGACATATAATGGATTCCTGGAGTGCGGCCTGAGAAAATACTCGGACGAAACTGACACACTTTACTGCTGCACGATACCCTACTATAACCTGT TCCCGGGGATACCGCAGTCGTGGGCGGCCGAGTCGTGCATGCAGGAGAAGACTAGCCCGGAGACGGGCGTCGTCCGCTACTGCTGCGCGCTGCCCGCGGAGCAGCAGGCGCCCGGCGGCGACGACGACGACCAAGGGACGTCTTCCGAGGCGGCGACCACCTCGGCGCCTCCCGCGGAGGAGGAGACGCCCCAGGCGCACGGCGACTTCTTGATCCCCATCGTGCGTCCCGGCTGGCTCATGTTCAAGAGCTTCCAGTAG